The following are from one region of the Rattus rattus isolate New Zealand chromosome 13, Rrattus_CSIRO_v1, whole genome shotgun sequence genome:
- the Smim7 gene encoding small integral membrane protein 7, whose amino-acid sequence MIGDILLFGTLLMNAGAVLNFKLKKKDTQGFGEESREPSTGDNIREFLLSLRYFRIFIALWNVFMMLCMIVLFGS is encoded by the exons ATGATCGGAGACATACTGCTGTTCGG GACGCTACTGATGAACGCCGGGGCTGTGCTCAACTTTAAACT GAAAAAGAAGGACACGCAAGGCTTTGGGGAGGAATCGAGGGAACCTAGCACAG GCGACAACATCCGAGAGTTTTTACTGAGCCTGAGGTATTTCCGGATCTTCATTGCGCTGTGGAATGTGTTCATGATGCTCTGCATGATCGT ACTGTTCGGCTCTTGA
- the Tmem38a gene encoding trimeric intracellular cation channel type A: MDLISSLSLGELALSFSRVPLFPVFDLSYFIVSIIYLKYEPGSVELSRRHPVASWLCAMLHCFGSYILADLLLGEPIIDYFSNSSSILLASGVWYLIFFCPLDLFYKCVCFLPVKLIFVAMKEVVRVRKIAVGIHHAHHHYHHGWFIMIATGWVKGSGVALLSNLEQLLRGVWKPETNEILHMSFPTKASLYGAVLFTLQQTRWLPVSKASLIFVFTMFMVSCKVFLTATHSHSSPFDVLEGYICPVLFGATWGGDHHHDNHGAPHGMGLGTQHSGLPAKAKEELSEGFRKKKTKKAD; this comes from the exons ATGGACCTGATATCATCGCTGAGCCTGGGCGAGCTAGCGCTCAGCTTCTCGCGGGTGCCGCTCTTCCCTGTCTTCGACCTCAGCTACTTCATCGTCTCCATCATCTACCTGAAGTATGAGCCAG GGTCTGTGGAGCTGTCCCGGCGTCACCCGGTGGCATCCTGGCTGTGCGCCATGCTGCACTGTTTTGGGAGTTACATCCTGGCCGACCTGCTTCTTGGGGAGCCCATCATTGACTACTTCAGCAACAGCTCCAGTATTCTGCTGGCCTCCGGAGTGTG GTACTTGATTTTCTTCTGTCCCTTGGACCTCTTCTACAAGTGCGTCTGCTTTCTGCCTGTGAAACTCATCTTTGTGGCTATGAAGGAGGTGGTGAGGGTCCGAAAGATTGCTGTGGGTATCCATCAcgcacaccaccactaccaccatggGTGGTTCATCATGATCGCCACCGGATGGGTCAAAG GCTCTGGCGTTGCCCTCCTGTCCAACTTGGAGCAGCTGCTTCGAGGCGTCTGGAAGCCAGAGACCAATGAGATCCTACACATGTCCTT CCCCACTAAGGCCAGTCTGTATGGAGCCGTCCTGTTCACCTTGCAACAGACCCGCTGGCTCCCGGtgtccaaggccagcctcatcttcGTCTTCACCATGTTTATGGTGTCGTGTAAG GTGTTCCTGACAGCCACTCACTCCCACAGCTCTCCATTTGATGTCCTGGAGGGTTACATCTGCCCAGTGCTGTTTGGGGCAACTTGGGGAGGCGACCATCACCACGACAACCATGGAGCACCACATGGCATGGGGCTAGGCACCCAGCACTCTGGCTTGCCTGCTAAGGCCAAGGAAGAGCTGAGCGAAGGCTTCAGGAAGAAGAAGACCAAGAAAGCGGATTAG